In a single window of the Danio rerio strain Tuebingen ecotype United States chromosome 20, GRCz12tu, whole genome shotgun sequence genome:
- the rd3l gene encoding protein RD3-like gives MESRHHGPRPLRPTSPVMPFAGWPHTNGCVAPGGSGRMLLREMLWQLEQRALQFQEEEIQYCISRGILGYRHRPAYPNLLALIPASEHRQLEHLCGRIPPSHSAIVLARLHDLLAHNDIPPWELVSVFKQVLKEFLRRHEDGMQRRPAPSTFLCAPGSPVESNDRNHMAGNASNALSEESGKHREEIPTISSYVDKHLHSACPYSIHRDWSLPFCHPFAYEAYSTTL, from the exons ATGGAGTCAAGGCATCATGGACCTCGACCTCTTAGACCCACAAG TCCAGTCATGCCTTTCGCAGGATGGCCGCACACAAATGGATGTGTAGCACCTGGAGGCTCAGGTCGCATGCTGCTGCGTGAGATGCTTTGGCAGCTGGAGCAAAGAGCACTTCAGTTTCAAGAGGAGGAGATCCAGTACTGCATCTCGCGTGGCATTCTGGGATACCGGCATCGCCCAGCATACCCAAACCTGCTTGCTCTTATACCTGCTTCTGAACACCGCCAGCTCGAGCACCTCTGTGGTCGAATTCCACCCTCACACTCTGCCATTGTACTTGCCAG GCTCCATGATCTTTTGGCACACAATGACATTCCTCCCTGGGAACTGGTGAGTGTCTTCAAGCAAGTTCTAAAGGAGTTCCTGAGGAGACATGAGGATGGCATGCAGAGACGTCCAGCTCCATCAACCTTCCTCTGCGCTCCCGGTTCACCTGTAGAGAGTAATGATAGAAATCACATGGCTGGAAATGCATCAAATGCGCTATCAGAGGAGTCAGGGAAGCACAGGGAGGAAATTCCTACTATTTCCAGCTATGTGGATAAACATCTGCATTCTGCCTGTCCATACTCGATCCACAGAGATTGGAGTCTGCCCTTTTGCCATCCTTTTGCTTATGAGGCCTACAGCACCACATTGTGA
- the atp5mj gene encoding ATP synthase subunit ATP5MJ, mitochondrial, whose amino-acid sequence MAGAFNVWWAKMSPYYAKANVEMFVGLGIMSFFYYKLSYGGKKKAVQSKPAH is encoded by the exons ATGGCAGGTGCATTCAACGTGTGGTGGGCTAAGATGTCGCCATACTACGCCAAGGCAAATGTGGAGATGTTTGTTGGTTTAGGAATCATGAGTTTCTTTTACTACAAACTTTCATATGGAG GAAAGAAGAAAGCAGTGCAGTCAA AACCTGCACATTGA